AGGCGACAGCGCCACCGGGCAACAATACCCAACGCCGTTATTTACCGCTTTTCACCTTGGTCCACGCGCGGGTACGCACGCGGTCAATTTTTGGATCCTGAACTTTCAGGGTGAAGAGCTTGGCGAACACATCCGCCGGTGGATAGATAGCCGGGTTGTTACGGATTTCTTCGCTTACCAGCGGCACGGAGGCCTTGTTACCGTTCGCGTAGTAAACGTGGTCGCTGATGTGGGCGATCACCTCAGGACGCATCAGGTAGTTGAGGAACTGATAGGCTTCGTCTTTGTTCTTCGCATCAGCTGGCATCGCGAAGACGTCGAAGAAGGCCAGCGCCCCCTCTTTCGGAATGAAGTAAGAGACGTTCACGCCGTTTTTCGCCTCTTTCGCGCGGTTAGCCGCCTGCCACACGTCCCCTGCCCAGCCGATCGCGACGCAGATGTCGCCGTTCGCCAGGTCATTGATGTACTGAGACGAGTGGAAGTAACGAATATTTGGACGCAGCTTCAGCAGCAGATCGGTCGCCGGGCCGGTGTAATCATCGGCTTTACTGCTGTTCGGGTCTTTGCCCAGGTAGTTCAGCACGGTGGCGAAAATCTCTTCCGGCGCATCGAGGAAGGAGACGCCGCAGCTTTTCAGCTTCTCAAGGTTTTCCGGCTTCAGCACCACGTCCCAGCTGTCCAGCTTGACGTCCGGGCCCAGCACCGCTTTGACTTTATCCACGTTGTAGCCGATACCGGTGGTCGCCCACAGGTAAGGCATGGCGTATTTGTTGTCCGGGTCATGCTTCGCCACCAGCTTCAGCACTTCCGGATCGAGGTTTTTCCAGTTCGGTAACTTGCTCTTGTCCAGCGGCTGGAAGACGCCTGCCGTCAGCTGGCGCTCGAGGAAGCTTGCGGAAGGCACCACGAGATCAAACCCGGTGCTGCCCGCCATCAGCTTTCCTTCCAGCACTTCGTTGGAATCGAATACGTCGTAGACCACTTTAATGCCGGTCTCTTTTTCAAAATTCGCCACCGTGTCCGGCGCGATATAGTCAGACCAGTTGTAAACGTGCAGCGTTTTTTGTTCCGCAGCGAGCGTGCCGGCAGAGACGGCCATCAGAGCACCCGCAACCAGACCCGATAACCATTTTTTATTCAAGGCGATCATATCTTTATTCCTTCTGAAAGCTCGTTAACAAACGAACTAAAACTGTGCAATCTGAAGATATGCAATAATCATGCATAGTTTGTCGCTCTGCCCAAAATAAAAAGAAACCTCTTTACCCGGCAGCTTCCGCTCGCTTTTTTAAGCATCGCAAGAATAACTGTAGCCCGTGTCTCCGGCTATAGCCCAGACGAAAAAACGCCTTTTATCAATTTTTTATGCAGGTTATGTCTACGTGATAAGCCGAAACGGCCTTCAGGGAGGTGAAAAATTCTTTAAAGAAAGGTTAAAAGCAGCAGAAAAAATGGCCTTATGCAGCCGCTATGGCAGCGACTGCGCAAAAGTCAGACAGGTTCAGTGAAGAAAATTGGGAGATGCATCATTATTCTCTGCATCATCTTCCGCGCTATACAGCAGATGGTGTGCATTGGCTTCCATCATGACCATGGAAATTTGCTCTTCGCTCAAGCGCATAAACCAGGAGAACTGCTTGAACGACAGCCCGGCACCGGAGAATAAAGACTGGCAAACGACCAGTTTTGGCAGATTATCATCCTGTATGTCGAGAAATGCTTTCACCGTCAAAGAACTGGCGTTGATCGCTGACAGGTCGGAGGCCAGCGCCAGCAGCGCGGAGGGCTTCACTTCGGCCAGCGCGGAGAAAAGGATCACGTCGTTAATGAGATCGATTTTGGCATCGAAAATGCCGTCGAAATTCTGCATATGAGGCAGATGCAGCGCCTGGCAGGAATCGCATTCAAAGAACGTAATTCCGGCATCATCAAGCCATTGACGTAACGTATCCAGTGTAGGTACGACCTGTAAATCCATCGCTGTGCAGCCTCTTCAATATAATCTGTGCATAGGGTACGCAAAAAGTGCGTTCAATACCATTTAACCGCCCGTTTTCAGACAGTAGCCTGGCGTGGCATGACGCTCGATCCATGCGATCATTTTACCCGCAATATCGACACCTGTGGTTTTTTCTACGCCTTCCAGCCCCGGCGAGGCGTTCACCTCCATGACCAGCGGCCCGCGCGTCGCGCGCAGAAGGTCTACGCCCGCCACGTCCAGCCCCAGGGTTTGCGCCGCTTTTACGGCAATTTCACGTTCGCGATCGCTAATATGAGCTACCCGCGCCACGCCGCCGCGGTGAAGGTTAGAGCGGAAATCGCCCTCTTTCGCCTGGCGCTCAATAGCTGCCACCACCTCATTGCCGACCACGAAGCAGCGAATATCGCGCCCTTTCGCCTCTTCGATGTACTCCTGCACCAGGATGTGGGCATTGAGGCCCCTAAAGGCGTCAATCACGCTCTCCGCCGCCTGACGCGTTTCCGCCAGCACTACGCCAATGCCCTGCGTGCCTTCCACCAGTTTGATGACCAAAGGCGCGCCGCCCACCATGTCGATGAGATCGCTGGTGTCGTCAGGTGAATGGGCAATCCCCGTGACGGGGAGATCGATCCCCTGACGGGCGAGGAGCTGCAGCGAGCGCAGCTTGTCGCGGGCGCGCGAAATGGCGACGGATTCATTGAGCGGATAGCTGCCCAGCATCTCGAACTGGCGCAACGCGGCGGTGCCGTAATAGGTGATCTGGGAGCCGATGCGCGGGATCACGGCATCAAAGTGCGGCAGCTTGCGGCCTTTGTAGTGAATCGACGAGGCGGCCGGGTCAATGTTCATATAGCAGGACATCGGGTCGAGGATCTCAACCTGATGCCCGCGTTTCGCCGCCGCGTCTCGCAGGCGCTTACATGAATAGAGCGTTCCATCCCGGGACAATATGGCAATTTTCACCCTGCACCTCTCTGAAGACATGGAAAAAGCCTGCATATCATATACGCAGGCAGGCGCAGGCGGAATGGACTATCGCGTCGCCCATCCCTGTTTGTGCAGGTAATCAAGAATAAACGGGCGGTTTTCTTTAATGATGGTGCGACGAATATGGTCAGTCCAGGTATCCCGACGGTTATTGCTGCCGCGCGTCAGGTAGTAGTTCGCCAGCTCTTCATCATATTGATTCAGGACGTCCTGATCGACCGGCTGGTAGTGGTTTTCGTGCACCAGCATGGCGGCAGGAATGCGCGGCTTCAGATCCGGGTTATCCGCCGGCCAGCCGAGGCACAGGCCGAACAGCGGCAGGACGTGTTTTGGCAGCTTCAGCAGCTCGGTCACGCTTTCGATGTTATTACGCAGGCCACCGATGTAGACACCGCCTAATCCCAGCGACTCCGCCGCCGTAAAGGCGTTTTGCGCCATCAGCGCGGTATCCACCACGCCCAGCAGCAGCTGTTCGGCCAGCCCCAGCTCGGCCTCAGGGCAGATCTGCAGGTGGCGGTTAAAGTCGGCGCAGAACACCCAGAACTCCGCGGCCTGGGCCACATGCTTCTGTCCGCCGGTCAGCGCGACCAGCTGTTCACGCATGGCCGGGTCGGTAATGCGGATAATCGAGCTGCACTGCAGGAAGCTGGAGCTGGAGGTCGCCCTGGCGCTGTTAATAATCGCTTCGCGCTGCGCCTCGGTAATCGGCTCGTCGGTGAAGTGGCGAATGGAACGGTGGGATGTGAGCAGGTCTATGGTTGGCGTCATCTTGTCTCTCTTTGTCTTGCTTAAACCGTATGGCAGCCAGTATAGGCAATGATTTGCGCGGTGTAATTGGCGAAACATAGCCTTACTGTATCAAAGCGACAGGCGAAACCTTCTTTAATGGCGGCAGGTTATCGGGCACTATATGTCCTATTCGCCGTCAGGCTTGTTTTTTGAGGAGAGAGAAATGTTTGCAGTAATTTTTGGTCGTCCAGGGTGCCCTTACTGTGTGCGCGCGAAAGAGCTGGCTGAGAAACTGACCGAAGAGCGCGATGACTTCAACTTCCGCTACGTGGACATCCACGCGGAAGGCATCACCAAAGCGGATCTCGAAAAAACCGTCGGCAAGCCGGTTGAAACCGTACCGCAGATCTTCCTCGATCAGAAACACATCGGCGGTTGCACTGACTTTGAAGCTTACGCCAAAGAGCATCTGGGCCTGTTTGCCGCCCAGTAATGCGAAGACGCCCTCACCCGGAGGGCGTTTTTATTTGTGGTGCCGTCGATGCTTAATCAGGCTGCACACAAACAAATAGCACAGGGCGCCGAGGGCGCACCAGAAGACGCCGCTCAGCAACCACGCCATCTCCTGCCAGAAACTTCGCGTTGATACATACAGCATGCGCATCAGCAGCAGACACAGCGGTGCCGCCAGCATTGCGCCAATAAGCGGCTTGACCACCTCCCCTTTACGGGAAAGAAAACTGGCTGCCGCTCCCGGCAGGGTAAAAAAGAGCAGCCCCAGCTCCGGGTGTCCGGCAGCCCTGAATGCCCCCTTCACATTAAAAGCGAGCGACATGCACACGACGGTAAACAGCAAAAAGCAGCTGATCACCCCCGCCCAGTTTCGTTTAATGTTCAAACTATCCTCCTGACTTATCTCTATCAAATACACCTTCGTCGGGTAGACGCCCAGTCAGATAAAGCAATGCGGCAATCCTTGCCAAAGTACGCACAGGGTGATGCGATAATAGGTAGCTGTCAGTAGCTAATACGATTAAACTATCGGCCAGCTAATGTTTTAGGGAATAAATTAGGTAACAGGGAGGGTTGAACACGTTCCCTGGCTCAGAAAACAGTAGCCCAAATAGTCCTTTCATTCAACAACTTACTGGTAAACAAGAAGTTAGCCTCCGTGAATATAAACGTCGCAGAC
This region of Enterobacter asburiae genomic DNA includes:
- the potF gene encoding spermidine/putrescine ABC transporter substrate-binding protein PotF, with the protein product MIALNKKWLSGLVAGALMAVSAGTLAAEQKTLHVYNWSDYIAPDTVANFEKETGIKVVYDVFDSNEVLEGKLMAGSTGFDLVVPSASFLERQLTAGVFQPLDKSKLPNWKNLDPEVLKLVAKHDPDNKYAMPYLWATTGIGYNVDKVKAVLGPDVKLDSWDVVLKPENLEKLKSCGVSFLDAPEEIFATVLNYLGKDPNSSKADDYTGPATDLLLKLRPNIRYFHSSQYINDLANGDICVAIGWAGDVWQAANRAKEAKNGVNVSYFIPKEGALAFFDVFAMPADAKNKDEAYQFLNYLMRPEVIAHISDHVYYANGNKASVPLVSEEIRNNPAIYPPADVFAKLFTLKVQDPKIDRVRTRAWTKVKSGK
- a CDS encoding YbjN domain-containing protein, with translation MDLQVVPTLDTLRQWLDDAGITFFECDSCQALHLPHMQNFDGIFDAKIDLINDVILFSALAEVKPSALLALASDLSAINASSLTVKAFLDIQDDNLPKLVVCQSLFSGAGLSFKQFSWFMRLSEEQISMVMMEANAHHLLYSAEDDAENNDASPNFLH
- the rimK gene encoding 30S ribosomal protein S6--L-glutamate ligase gives rise to the protein MKIAILSRDGTLYSCKRLRDAAAKRGHQVEILDPMSCYMNIDPAASSIHYKGRKLPHFDAVIPRIGSQITYYGTAALRQFEMLGSYPLNESVAISRARDKLRSLQLLARQGIDLPVTGIAHSPDDTSDLIDMVGGAPLVIKLVEGTQGIGVVLAETRQAAESVIDAFRGLNAHILVQEYIEEAKGRDIRCFVVGNEVVAAIERQAKEGDFRSNLHRGGVARVAHISDREREIAVKAAQTLGLDVAGVDLLRATRGPLVMEVNASPGLEGVEKTTGVDIAGKMIAWIERHATPGYCLKTGG
- the nfsA gene encoding nitroreductase NfsA — protein: MTPTIDLLTSHRSIRHFTDEPITEAQREAIINSARATSSSSFLQCSSIIRITDPAMREQLVALTGGQKHVAQAAEFWVFCADFNRHLQICPEAELGLAEQLLLGVVDTALMAQNAFTAAESLGLGGVYIGGLRNNIESVTELLKLPKHVLPLFGLCLGWPADNPDLKPRIPAAMLVHENHYQPVDQDVLNQYDEELANYYLTRGSNNRRDTWTDHIRRTIIKENRPFILDYLHKQGWATR
- a CDS encoding GrxA family glutaredoxin codes for the protein MFAVIFGRPGCPYCVRAKELAEKLTEERDDFNFRYVDIHAEGITKADLEKTVGKPVETVPQIFLDQKHIGGCTDFEAYAKEHLGLFAAQ
- a CDS encoding inner membrane protein YbjM: MNIKRNWAGVISCFLLFTVVCMSLAFNVKGAFRAAGHPELGLLFFTLPGAAASFLSRKGEVVKPLIGAMLAAPLCLLLMRMLYVSTRSFWQEMAWLLSGVFWCALGALCYLFVCSLIKHRRHHK